The following are encoded together in the Roseobacter denitrificans OCh 114 genome:
- a CDS encoding VOC family protein, which translates to MIAFDHIAIAGETLSAARAYVEDALGVALQDGGAHDVFFTHNALLGLEAGLYLEAIAINPDAPQPDRPRWFDLDRFEGAPRLTNWICRTGDLAETLVNMPEAFGKPVALKRGDLRWQMAVPQDGILPFDNCAPALIEWQSAPHPAERLPRSGVTLRRLTVTHPQALQLKDLLRGQMQDDRISIETGPVAMQADFDTPQGPRTLGA; encoded by the coding sequence TTGATCGCGTTTGACCATATTGCAATCGCCGGTGAAACGCTGTCGGCCGCGCGCGCTTATGTCGAAGATGCGCTTGGCGTCGCCCTGCAAGACGGTGGCGCGCATGACGTGTTTTTTACGCATAACGCCCTGCTGGGCCTCGAAGCGGGGCTGTACCTTGAGGCGATTGCCATCAACCCGGATGCGCCGCAGCCAGATCGACCGAGGTGGTTTGATCTGGACCGTTTCGAGGGCGCGCCGCGCCTGACCAATTGGATTTGCCGGACAGGTGATTTAGCCGAAACACTGGTCAACATGCCGGAGGCGTTCGGAAAGCCGGTCGCTTTGAAGCGGGGCGATCTGCGTTGGCAGATGGCCGTGCCACAGGATGGAATATTGCCCTTTGACAATTGCGCCCCGGCCTTGATCGAATGGCAATCCGCACCGCACCCGGCTGAACGCCTGCCGCGCTCTGGGGTCACACTGCGCCGTTTGACGGTAACCCATCCACAGGCGTTACAGTTGAAGGACCTGTTACGAGGTCAGATGCAGGATGACCGCATTTCGATCGAAACAGGGCCTGTGGCGATGCAGGCAGATTTTGACACACCGCAGGGGCCCCGTACACTGGGGGCATGA
- a CDS encoding GNAT family N-acetyltransferase — protein sequence MIRPASPQDSAAIAALWNWMIRDTLATFTTVPKTSAEVAARITSAPTQFHIAENKGIFVGFVTFGPFRPGPGYAATVEHTILIDPQAHGRGIGRALMAQAETAARAAGKKVMIGAISSHNRGAIRFHERLAYIQVGHLPGVGYKQGQWLDLILMQKNL from the coding sequence ATGATCAGACCTGCATCACCTCAGGACAGCGCGGCAATTGCGGCTTTGTGGAACTGGATGATCCGCGACACATTGGCGACATTCACCACGGTGCCAAAAACCAGCGCAGAGGTCGCGGCGCGCATCACCTCAGCGCCGACGCAGTTTCATATCGCGGAAAACAAAGGGATATTTGTCGGTTTTGTGACCTTTGGACCGTTTCGACCCGGGCCGGGATATGCCGCGACGGTTGAACATACCATCCTTATCGACCCACAGGCGCATGGTCGCGGCATTGGGCGCGCGCTGATGGCGCAGGCGGAAACCGCTGCCCGCGCGGCAGGTAAAAAGGTCATGATCGGTGCAATCAGCAGTCACAATCGAGGCGCGATCCGTTTCCATGAAAGGCTGGCCTACATACAGGTCGGGCATCTTCCCGGTGTGGGGTACAAGCAAGGGCAGTGGCTTGACCTTATTCTGATGCAGAAAAACCTCTGA